In Carassius carassius chromosome 38, fCarCar2.1, whole genome shotgun sequence, the genomic stretch GTTTACTCTTGTCTGTTTCTTTAGGAAACTTATTAAAGCCAAAAGGCTTAGAATATATTTAGTCTATATCCAACCCCAGCACGCCACTATTGCTGGCACTCGTTTAAAGTAAACATATTTGTATTTGTGTTGTATTTGCCTTTACTCTTGCCGTTTTCCCTGCTGTTTAACTGGTTAGGCAGGAGGTGGTGGGCATCGTAAAACAGTAGGAAGTATAGCAGAAAACAGATGGCAGCTGTATAGTTTCTTTGCTAAATGGACTACAGAGATTGTTAATATAGCTGGATTGAGGAGGAGCACAGAGGCTACGCTGAAATGCGTCATTATTATTGGTAACTAATCAGGGCTCATCTTGGCCCACGCAACAgaaaaattaagtatttttgaCATGAGATGGAGGAAATAGACAGCTAATGAAGATGAATGAGGCAAAGAGAGGGGGCCACCTTGTCAGCAGGGATGATGGGCGAGAAATGAGGCCTTCCAGTGAACATCAGTAGGAATCACAGCAATCTGACACAGACACATTAATTGAAGTCACTGACCCACATGGTACTGAagtaaaaaactgtaacttactgtacatatcatgaaaaaaaataaataataataataatacttgacTGCTTATTGTTATGTTTGGTTGGATTGCCACTAGGAAATACAGGTGCTGGTTTTggaactgaatttgggattttccttatttgtcagttataatcatcaaaattaaaagaaataaacatttgaaatatatcagtctgtgtgtaatgaatgaatataatatacaagtttcactttttattattaaaggcCCACCTATAGGCTTTCATAGTTGGATTAAGGGTGCTATAACATTGCAGAGTGGTTCACCTGATCCCTCATTTTGAGTCAAGGAGGGTGctgaagtgtaaaaaaaaaaaaaaaaagaaactacatGAAGCAACCATCAGTGTTGTGATGGAGGTTGACAGGTGAAGGGGGTTGATAGTCAAATTCAAAAAGTTGTGCTCGCACTAGTGAGGTGAGGCATGGTGGTCTTAATAGCTGCTACAGGACACCTCCACCAGTAAATCATGCACAGCGTTGTCATGCAGAGTAATGGCTGATATTTGCACAGGGCTGCTTTTGTGCTTTCCAGTTATTTACCAACAGTTCCTATCCATTTTTCTACAAGGCCCTGGTAACCTCTTTATCAGTCTGCTCTGGCTTGGGTGTGTTAAATTAACAGAAActgacagtgacagaaatgtattttacTGAATATTTGCAACCTTAAATTGATTTCCAGGGGGTATTTTTACCATTATATGGccaatttttttaagtttgggcaATAACTCCTGGAAGTgatgtgtttttgtgtatttaattatatatatatattctttatgtTGTAGATTTAAGTAGCAAATGATAATCGCTAAAactattgaatatattttgagaCAAAGGTCTTCTTAATGGTTCCCAGTTTGGTTTAAGATAACTAAAGCAACAGCTTTTCAATAATGAGAATAATTGGGGCAAAAGGCAaaataattaacataattaacTGATTGATGACTTTTTTTAGTTGTTGACATGACATGGTTAGATTCACATGGTAAACTTAAGCCCCTTTCATACTGCATGTAGGTGCTGGAACATTGCAgaattgccttctgtgtgaacgcaaacatgtcccgggattgattctgggatCAATCCTGGGTTgcggacctagtaacattgccgggttcagtcccagaaccagctctgtgtgaacaaaagccagaaccattactgtaaagggtgtgtcgtagtgatgacgcatgctatagtgcgactcttttaccaggtgttttgaaggcagataaATGTTTGCGACGAAAAATTGTGCAAACTGTAACGAACCCTAGAGCAGTTAGCTTCTCACGATCATTTAAGTGAATGTTAACATGCCTAGCATTTTTGACccatacattacacgtcacatcctgataTCACATGTCATtatgggacctttacgggttgtgtgtgaatgcacacaCATTCCAGGAAATCaatggcagtgtgaatgaaccaaaaatCTAACAATCTGGGTCCAATTGCTAGGACACAGTACCCATGTATTGTCCGGAACCTCAGTGTGGAAGGGGCTATGTATTATGTTGGGTGTCCACCTTAGAGATAATCATGTaatgaaatcatatttaaaatcataagtCATTACTGTAAATCTATTAAATTATAGGACCTTTAATGCTTTCAGAATCTTTACTTTCGTTTctgaattttaatatattttttttaacattagtatAACCATTGAACATCAAAAGCAGAAAATAGCATATTACAAAGTGAACTTGAACATtaaaatttagctttttatcaATACTGTGTGCCATTCACCCCATGATAGTGAAACCTCACATGACtttatggtgaaaaaaaaatgtagttttcCACGTTAATCTAGTCCATTATAAAAACAATGGCTTTAAACCCAGCAAAGGCAGCACAGCAAATCATTAAAAcccattgtggcactgccacctCTGCATGAAGTGTGAACAATAATGCGTTAGCACGGGtgctttaaaaagaataaaataaaacaccccTACACTTTACACGTGGTGTGAAACCAGCATTATTGTACGCATCATCTTATCAAAGACAAGGCCTTTCCCCATTTGCAGGTTTCCCAGCATTAGAACTTGTTAAAGTTGGTAAACCTTTACTGGTGCACAGGAGACTTCAATATTTTCTGCGGtaacaaactacaaaaaaaataaaaatagtcacATTTAAATAGTGTCACAAAGCTTTATTAGGCTTTAACCCAACAACTTTTGAGGTCACTTAATTTGTTCCAGGATCAATAAAAAGCAATGCCACCTCAGTCCACTCAGCTCAATCAAGTGGTCATCTTCGAGTCCTGTAAACTGAGGATAACAGTGCAGGAGAAGACAGTGATTTACGGCTGCGGGGACCAAAGATTGGCTCTTTACGATACTGAGGCATGAAAGGGTATTTCACAGTTGGAGACACAATGGGTTGGTGACCATAGAATGGGGGGTACATTGGATAACCTGGATATTGGTGCTCAGGCTGGTATGGGGCAGGGGCAGTCGTGGTCAATGCTGGAGTGGTCACTTCAACTGGGCTGTGGAAGCCATTCATATAAGGAGGGAGCTTTGGGTACCAGGGATATTGTGGTGCTGGGGGAGCAGCTGGGTCACCTTTAAAGTAATAAGGATCAAACACTGGCATGGGATACATGTGAGGGAACATGGGTTGCTGGAAAGGATATTGAAAAGGAGTAGTTGAAGCCGTTGTAGGTGGCACAGTGGGAGGCAGGGTAACAGGTACACCAGGAGGAGGATACCACCATGGCCTTCCAAAAGGGAAATGGTCAAACATTTGTTGCATATCAGTTGGGTCACGGACAGCAGGTGTGGTTGGGGCCAAGGTTGGTTGTGTCACAGGACAGGAAAGTGTCACTTCCTGGTCACCATACATCAGAGGGAGTTGCCTTTCAGTATCCTGAAGACCAAAAACAACCAGTAAACGGTATTACAAAAATAAGATCAATTCCACATTCAGTGTATGACAGTCACATCAAGTGCACAGTTACTCTTACTGTAATGTCCCAACAGCTTCCTGTGAATGGTGCAATGATAACCAGTGAACCAGCAGTAATCTCCAGTGTAAATGAGCATTTAGTGTACTTCTCAAGGAGAGGCTGCCACGATCCATCAACTAGAAGCAGAAAACCAGAATCAAGCACAAAAGGTCTTTTAACTATTAGAttgaataaattattaagagacttgcctttaactttaacttcatCTGCTCTGACTCCAAATTTGACAATCATGCCAGAGGAGAAGCAGGACACCGTAGGGAGGGGAGGACTCACAGGGCAAGACATTTGCACTGGAGCTCCCATTATAATGAGTGGCAGAATATAACTTCCACCCTGTTAGGAGATGTAGAAATTAAGTTAAAACCTTTCAACACTCACAAAAAGCACATGGATGGAACGGACACAGCACTTGTCACCTTTATCATGCATGCTAACCTGTTTTCTGACATGACAGCCCCTGTATGGAGCAACAAGGGAGACATCCCTGCGTGCCCGCTTCAGTGAAAAACCACAACTAGCTGGCATCTCAGACAAGGGTACTGGCGACTCCTCTCCTTATAGTTCAGAAATTAAAGTTTGAGGGAAAAACATAAAACCTACCCCACGCACACACCAGACACATGACTCACCTCGGTCAACCAGAAAGTGCGGCATTCTCGGTCCCGGAATGCGCAAGGTCATTGTATTATTGCTACATCGCACATAACCCAGACGGCGCAGTTTAGCGCTAGCAGGTTGAAACCACACttaaaaaggaaaaattaaaGTCAAGTTAAGAGTccccaataaataaaaaaaaaaattatattatactaCACATTTTAGTTCAGATACCTTCCTCATTTGACTGGTGCCCATGAGACTCCACTGACCTCAATGCAGAGGTCTTCACATTCTTATTAGATACTGCATCTTGACCACCAATTAAAAGTTGGCCAAATCGGACCATGTTTTCAGAGACTGCTCCAGAAGCAGCACCTGCTTCAGAAAAGGCCTCATGA encodes the following:
- the LOC132119391 gene encoding uncharacterized protein LOC132119391; this encodes MFWAKGLLLYTMVVVTQSFSLRADHEAFSEAGAASGAVSENMVRFGQLLIGGQDAVSNKNVKTSALRSVESHGHQSNEEVWFQPASAKLRRLGYVRCSNNTMTLRIPGPRMPHFLVDRGEESPVPLSEMPASCGFSLKRARRDVSLVAPYRGCHVRKQGGSYILPLIIMGAPVQMSCPVSPPLPTVSCFSSGMIVKFGVRADEVKVKVDGSWQPLLEKYTKCSFTLEITAGSLVIIAPFTGSCWDITDTERQLPLMYGDQEVTLSCPVTQPTLAPTTPAVRDPTDMQQMFDHFPFGRPWWYPPPGVPVTLPPTVPPTTASTTPFQYPFQQPMFPHMYPMPVFDPYYFKGDPAAPPAPQYPWYPKLPPYMNGFHSPVEVTTPALTTTAPAPYQPEHQYPGYPMYPPFYGHQPIVSPTVKYPFMPQYRKEPIFGPRSRKSLSSPALLSSVYRTRR